The Hyphomicrobiales bacterium genomic sequence GATAGCCGCCGAAACCGACCACCGCGGCCGGCTTCAGATGCGAGATGATGCCGTTCGCCTGAATGACGCCGCGCACAAGCGCAAAGGCGGTCCGGGCCAGCGCCAACGGCGAGCGGCCGCGAATGGTGGCCGACGCCACGATGTGGATTTTGCGCGCGGGAAACGCCTGACCGTAGCGGTCGGCCCGCTCGTCGGTCGCCAGCTCGACCACATGGCCGCGACGCCCGAGCTCTTCGGCCAGCGCCTGTGCCGGGAACAGGTGTCCCCCGGTTCCGCCTGCCGCAAGCAAGATCGCCGCCATGCCGTCTCCTTGTTTCGGTTCAGCCGGCGCGATGGCCAGCGAAATGCGAGAATTCGATGCCGCTGCCGGCAAGCGTCGGTTCCGGTCGCCGCCGGGTCAGCGCGAGCAGGAAGCCCATCGCCAGCGCCAGCGCGAGCAGCGACGAGCCGCCATAGGAAATGAACGGCAGCGTCATGCCCTTGGCCGGCATCAGATTGACGTTCACCGCCATGTTGATGATCGACTGCACGCCGAACAGCACGACGAGGCCCGCGGTTGCCAGCCGCTCGAAATCGCCCTCCTGACGCAGCGTGTGCGAGAAGCCGCGCATGACGACGAAGGCGAACATGATGACCAGCAGGATGCAGACGACGATGCCGAATTCTTCCGCCGCCACCGCGAAGGTGAAGTCGGTGTGCGAGTCCGGCAGGATCCACTTGATGGTGCCCTCGCCCGGCCCCCTGCCGAGCCAGCCGCCGCGCAGGAAGGAATCCCGCGCCATATCGACCTGATAGGTGTCGCCCGAGCCCGGATCGATGAACCGGTCGATGCGGTTGGCGACATGCGGGAAGGTGAAATAGGCCGCGACCGCGCCGACAATCGCGGCCGCCGACAGCGCGCCGATCCACACCCACGAAAGCCCGGCCATGAAGAACATGGCGCACCAGACGATGACGATCAGCATCGTCTGGCCGAGATCGGGCTGGGCGACCAGCACCGCGCCGACCATGGCCAGCACCAGAATGGCGAACAGATTTCCCGGCACATCGGGCCGGCGGGCGTTTTCGGCAAACAGAAACGCGCAGATAATGACGAAGGCCGGCTTGACGAATTCCGACGGCTGCACGGTGAAGCCGAACAGGTCGAGCCAGCGCCGCGAGCCCTTCACCTCGGCACCGACGAACAGCGTCAGCACCAGCATCAGCATGGCGCCGGCAAACAGCACCAGAGCGGCCCGGCGCACCTGGCGCGGCGACAACAGCGAGGTACCGAACAGGATCGCAAGCGCGGGGATCAGGAAGATCGCCTGGCGTTTGACGAAGTGGTAGCTGTCGAGGTTGAGCCGCTCGGCAACCGGCGGGCTCGCCGCGAACGACAGCACCACGCCGCCGATCATCAGAGCGATGATCCCGACCAGCAGGAACCGGTCGACGGTCCACCACCACTGGGCAAAAAGGCTTCGATCCGCGCGACTGACCATCAGGCCGCCCCTCCATCGGTTTCGATGCCGGGCAGCGCCCGAACCAGATCGCGGAACGCGTCGCCGCGCGCCTCGAAGCTGGAATACTGATCCCACGACGTGCAGGCCGGCGACAGGAGCACGACCTCGCCGGCTTCGGCTTCGTCTGCGGCGCGGGCCACCGCGACATCCATCGTGCCGCAAATCTCATGCGGCACCCCGTCGAGCGTGGTGGCGAACGCGTCCGCCGCCTCGCCGATCAGATAAGCCTTGGCGACACGGCCAAAATGCGGCGCGAGCGCGGTGATCCCGCCTTCCTTCGGGCGGCCCCCGGCGATCCAGCGGATGCGCTCGTAAGACGTCAGCGCCTTTTCCGCCGCATCCGTGTTGGTGCCCTTGGAATCATTGACGAAGAGAACGCCACCGCGCGTACCGACCCGCTCCATGCGGTGCGCGAGCCCGCCGAACGAGGCGATGCCCGCAGCGATGTCCTCGACGCTCAGCCCGAGCGCCCGGCAGGCGGCGAAGGCAGCCGCCGCATTCTGCCAGTTATGGCGGCCGGGTAGCGCCGGCGCGGTCTTGAGAGCAAAGACATCGGCCTCACCGCCGGCGACCCGCTCGACCAGCCTGCCGTCGCGCACGAAGACCGCGTCGCGGTTGCCACCGAGTTCTTCGGTTGCCGATATCTCGACGACGGGCGCGGAATTCTCCGCCCCGAAGCGCACCAGATTGGCGAGGAACCGGCCTTCGTCCTCGTCGACGCCAATCACCGCCGTCATCGGTGGCAGCGGATCGAACAGACGACGCTTGGCGGCGAAATAGCCGCCCGGCCCGCCATGGCGGTCGTAGTGATCGGGAGAAAGGTTGAGGAAGACCGCGACATCCGGCGAAAGGATCCGCGCGAGGTCGGTCTGGTAGGACGACAGTTCGAGCACGTAGATCGCATCGCGCGCCTGCGGCGGATCGAGATCGAGCACCCCACGGCCGATATTGCCACCGACCTGCACCGGCTTGCCGGCTTCGGCCAGGATATGTCCGATCAGCGCGGTGGTCGTCGATTTGCCGTTCGAGCCGGTGATGCAAACGACCTTCGGGCCCACATCAGCAAGAGAGGCATCGGCAAGCGAAGGATCGAAGCTGTCGTACACGTCCGGCGCGCCGTCGGTCTCGGCAAGAGCGTCGGCCGCCGCCTGCCGCCAGACTTCGACCATCTCGAAGAACAGGCCAACGTCGTTGTCGACCGGAACGCCGGCGGCCCAGGCTTGGCGCACGACCGGGTTCGGCGTTGGATAGAGATGCGGAATGCCGGGGCTCAGCACCAATCGCTGCACGCCTGCCCAGCTTGCCGGCTCATGCAGATTGGCGATTTCGAACCCTTCGGCAGCGGCCTTTTCCCGCGCCGCCTCGTTGTCGTCCCAGCACACGGGAACGGCGCCTGCGACGGCAAGCGCACGCGCGGCAACGAGCCCGGATCGTCCGAGCCCGAGGATGGCCACTCGCTTGTCTTCGAAACCGCCGACAGGGATCAATTTGTTACCTCAGCTTCAGGGTCGACAGGCCGATCAGCGCCAGGACGACAGCGATGATCCAGAAGCGGATCACCACCTGGCTTTCGGTCCAGCCGAGATGTTCGAAATGATGATGGATGGGCGCCATCTTGAAGATGCGCTTGCCGGTGAGCTTGAACGACGCCACCTGCATGATCACCGAGACGGCTTCGAGCACGAACAACCCGCCGATGATGGCGAGCACGATCTCGTGCTTGGTGGCCACCGCGACCGCGCCCAGCATGCCGCCAAGCGCCAGCGACCCCGTGTCGCCCATGAAGATCGCCGCCGGCGGCGCGTTGAACCACAAAAAGCCGAGCCCGGCGCCGATCACCGCGCCGCAGACCACCGCGATCTCGCCGGTGCCCGGCACCAGATGGATCTGCAGATAGTCGGCGAAGACCGCGTTGCCCGACAGATAGGCGATCAACCCGAAGCTCGCCGCGGCGATCATCACCGGCACGATGGCGAGCCCGTCGAGGCCATCGGTCAGGTTCACCGCATTGCCCGCGCCGACCATGACGAAGGCCGCGAACGGTACGAAGAACCAGCCGAGATTGAGCACGAAATCCTTCACGAAAGGAAAGGCAAGCGAGGTCGAGAACGGCTCGGCCCCGGCACCGGCAACGCCAATCGCCGCGGTAACCGCAATCGCGCCCTCGATGCCGAGCCGCGCCTTGCCGCCGAAGCCCTTGTGCGACGAGCGCGAGACCTTGAGAAAATCGTCGTAGAAGCCGACCGCGCCGAAGCCGATCGTCACCATCAGCACGATCCAGACATAGATGTTGCTGAGGTTGGCCCAGATAAGCGTCGCGACGATCATACCGGCGAGGATCATCAGCCCGCCCATGGTCGGCGTTCCGGCCTTGGTCAGGATGTGGCTCTGCGGCCCGTCGGCGCGGATCGGCTGCCCCTTGCCCTGGCGGACGCGCAGGGCCGCGATAATGCGCGGCCCGAACAGGAACACGAATAACAGCGCGGTCACCACAGCTCCGCCGGTGCGGAACGTGATGTAGCGGAACACGTTCAGAACCGAAAGCTGGTCGGCGAATTCGCCAAGGAAATACAGCATGCCTCGTCTTACCCCTCGGGTCCGGCCTCGGACGGATCGGAACCGTAACGCGCCAGCAACGCGTCAACCAACGGCCCCATCCGGCTCCCCAACGAACCCTTGATCATCACCACGTCTCCCGGCGCCAATGCACCGGCGAGAATCGCTTCCAGTCGCCCCGACGTCTCCGAATACGCTCCGCGGCGGCTGCGCGGCAAGGTTTTCCATAAGGTTTCCATCAGCGGACCGGCGCAGAAAACCTGGTCGATCCCGGCCGCCGCGATCGGTTCGGCGAGCCCCTTGTGAAACTGTTCCGCCCCCTCGCCGAGCTCCAGCATGTCGCCGAGCACGGCGATCCGCTTGCCCCATTCGCCGACCGGTGTCTGATGCAGCAGCTCGATGGCAGCACGCATCGAGGTCGGATTGGCGTTGTAGCTCTCGTCGATCAGCGTAGCCTCGCCATCGCGCAGCGTCAGCGTATGGCGCCGGCCGCGCCCCTTCGGCGCCTGCAGATTGGCGAGCGCGACGGCAGCCTTCGCGAGATCGGCATCGACCAGCTGCACGCTCGCCAGCACCGCGAGGCTGTTCTGCACCAGATGCCGCCCCGGCACGCCGATCTTGTAGGTCACCGGCACGCCGAAAACCGTCGCCGAAACGCATGAGCACCCGCCGTGCAGCACCACCTTCTCCAGATGAACCTCGGCGCCGTCGTCCTCGCCGAAGCCGACGATGCGGGTGATGCCGTTCTCGACCGCCAGGTGATGCAGGAACACAAAGTGCGGGTTGTCGCGGTTGAGCACCGCCGCCCCGCCCGGCACCAGTCCGGTGAAAATCTCCGCCTTGGCGCGCGCGATTTCTTCGACCGACTCGAACTGCGCCAGGTGCACCGGCTCGACCGTCGTGATCACCACCACATGCGGGTGCACCATCGCCACAAGCGGCGTGATTTCGCCCGGATGGTTCATGCCGATCTCGAACACCGCGAAGTCGCAATCCGCCGGCATGCGCGCGAGCGTCAGCGGCACGCCCCAGTGATTGTTGAACGAGGCGACGGAGGCATGCACCTTGCCGGACGGTTCGAGCGTGGTGCGCAACATCTCCTTGGTGCCGGTCTTGCCGACGCTGCCGGTGACGGCGATGACCTTTGCACCGCTGCGCTCGCGCGATGCGACACCGAGCCGTTGGAGCGCCTTCAACGGATCGTCAACGGCAATCACCAGTTTGCCGCCGACAATGTTGCCAAGCCCGGCCAGTCGGTCCGCGGCAACGACGGCAACGCCGGCACCGTTCTCGAACGCCTTGGCGACAAAGTCATGCCCGTCGAAACGGTCGCCCTTGATGGCAAAG encodes the following:
- the ftsW gene encoding putative lipid II flippase FtsW, giving the protein MVSRADRSLFAQWWWTVDRFLLVGIIALMIGGVVLSFAASPPVAERLNLDSYHFVKRQAIFLIPALAILFGTSLLSPRQVRRAALVLFAGAMLMLVLTLFVGAEVKGSRRWLDLFGFTVQPSEFVKPAFVIICAFLFAENARRPDVPGNLFAILVLAMVGAVLVAQPDLGQTMLIVIVWCAMFFMAGLSWVWIGALSAAAIVGAVAAYFTFPHVANRIDRFIDPGSGDTYQVDMARDSFLRGGWLGRGPGEGTIKWILPDSHTDFTFAVAAEEFGIVVCILLVIMFAFVVMRGFSHTLRQEGDFERLATAGLVVLFGVQSIINMAVNVNLMPAKGMTLPFISYGGSSLLALALAMGFLLALTRRRPEPTLAGSGIEFSHFAGHRAG
- a CDS encoding UDP-N-acetylmuramoyl-L-alanine--D-glutamate ligase; the protein is MIPVGGFEDKRVAILGLGRSGLVAARALAVAGAVPVCWDDNEAAREKAAAEGFEIANLHEPASWAGVQRLVLSPGIPHLYPTPNPVVRQAWAAGVPVDNDVGLFFEMVEVWRQAAADALAETDGAPDVYDSFDPSLADASLADVGPKVVCITGSNGKSTTTALIGHILAEAGKPVQVGGNIGRGVLDLDPPQARDAIYVLELSSYQTDLARILSPDVAVFLNLSPDHYDRHGGPGGYFAAKRRLFDPLPPMTAVIGVDEDEGRFLANLVRFGAENSAPVVEISATEELGGNRDAVFVRDGRLVERVAGGEADVFALKTAPALPGRHNWQNAAAAFAACRALGLSVEDIAAGIASFGGLAHRMERVGTRGGVLFVNDSKGTNTDAAEKALTSYERIRWIAGGRPKEGGITALAPHFGRVAKAYLIGEAADAFATTLDGVPHEICGTMDVAVARAADEAEAGEVVLLSPACTSWDQYSSFEARGDAFRDLVRALPGIETDGGAA
- a CDS encoding phospho-N-acetylmuramoyl-pentapeptide-transferase, translating into MLYFLGEFADQLSVLNVFRYITFRTGGAVVTALLFVFLFGPRIIAALRVRQGKGQPIRADGPQSHILTKAGTPTMGGLMILAGMIVATLIWANLSNIYVWIVLMVTIGFGAVGFYDDFLKVSRSSHKGFGGKARLGIEGAIAVTAAIGVAGAGAEPFSTSLAFPFVKDFVLNLGWFFVPFAAFVMVGAGNAVNLTDGLDGLAIVPVMIAAASFGLIAYLSGNAVFADYLQIHLVPGTGEIAVVCGAVIGAGLGFLWFNAPPAAIFMGDTGSLALGGMLGAVAVATKHEIVLAIIGGLFVLEAVSVIMQVASFKLTGKRIFKMAPIHHHFEHLGWTESQVVIRFWIIAVVLALIGLSTLKLR
- a CDS encoding UDP-N-acetylmuramoylalanyl-D-glutamyl-2, 6-diaminopimelate--D-alanyl-D-alanine ligase, producing MTPLWNFEAFAAACAGEVHGGGGQPVTGISIDSRTIAPGEAFFAIKGDRFDGHDFVAKAFENGAGVAVVAADRLAGLGNIVGGKLVIAVDDPLKALQRLGVASRERSGAKVIAVTGSVGKTGTKEMLRTTLEPSGKVHASVASFNNHWGVPLTLARMPADCDFAVFEIGMNHPGEITPLVAMVHPHVVVITTVEPVHLAQFESVEEIARAKAEIFTGLVPGGAAVLNRDNPHFVFLHHLAVENGITRIVGFGEDDGAEVHLEKVVLHGGCSCVSATVFGVPVTYKIGVPGRHLVQNSLAVLASVQLVDADLAKAAVALANLQAPKGRGRRHTLTLRDGEATLIDESYNANPTSMRAAIELLHQTPVGEWGKRIAVLGDMLELGEGAEQFHKGLAEPIAAAGIDQVFCAGPLMETLWKTLPRSRRGAYSETSGRLEAILAGALAPGDVVMIKGSLGSRMGPLVDALLARYGSDPSEAGPEG